Proteins encoded within one genomic window of Nordella sp. HKS 07:
- the secA gene encoding preprotein translocase subunit SecA, producing the protein MLGLRSIASRIFGSANDRKVGKYAARVAEINALEASLTGLSDEALQARTAEFREQLANGRSLDDLMAPAFATVREAAKRTLGQRHFDVQLIGGMVLHEGRIAEMKTGEGKTLVATLPVYLNALTSKGVHVVTVNDYLARRDAQWMGQIYNFLGLSTGCIVHGLSDAERRQQYAADVTYATNNELGFDYLRDNMKFHLEEMVQRGHNFAIVDEVDSILIDEARTPLIISGPIDDKSDLYNAVDVFIPQLVAGDYELDEKQRSVSLTEQGNEHMEQLLGAAGLLKGENFYDAENVTFVHHVQQALRAHKIFQRDKDYIVKDNQVIIIDEFTGRMMPGRRYSDGQHQALEAKEHVAIQPENQTLASITFQNYFRLYEKLAGMTGTASTEAEEFMDIYKLDVIEIPTNVPVGRKDEDDEVYRTAKEKYKAIIEVIKDARERKQPILVGTTSIEKSEILAGMLKSMNVPHNVLNARYHEQEAQIIGQAGYPGTVTIATNMAGRGTDIKLGGNAEMRIAAELADMPPGAERTQREEAIRAEIERNKEEVLKAGGLFVIGTERHESRRIDNQLRGRSGRQGDPGRSLFYLSLDDDLMRIFGSERMDSMLQKLGLKEDEAIVHPWINKALEKAQQKVEARNFDIRKNLLKFDNVMNDQRKVIFEQRIGIMRGEDVSETIDDMRHQIIDDQVKRHIPENAYAEQWDAAGLREKLRETVALDLPVDEWAKEEGIADEEIRERVIKAADEFYARKRETYTPEIMSQVEKAVLLQTLDHLWREHIVTVEHLRQVIHLRGYGQRDPLNEYKTEGFTLFEAMIARLRELTTGQIMRVELQSRPSDDLLPDEDDLPPMRAHHIDATTGQDDVGEGFIFGQEAPRKAKGAAVDPHDPSTWGKVGRNDACPCGSGKKYKHCHGAYA; encoded by the coding sequence ATGCTAGGACTGCGTTCGATCGCGTCGCGGATATTCGGCTCCGCCAATGACCGCAAGGTCGGGAAATATGCCGCCCGCGTCGCCGAGATTAACGCTCTGGAAGCGAGCCTCACCGGCCTCTCGGACGAGGCGCTGCAAGCCCGGACCGCCGAATTCCGCGAGCAGCTGGCCAATGGCCGCTCGCTCGACGACCTGATGGCGCCCGCCTTCGCCACTGTGCGCGAGGCGGCCAAGCGCACGCTCGGGCAGCGCCATTTCGACGTCCAGCTCATCGGCGGCATGGTCCTGCATGAGGGCCGCATCGCCGAGATGAAGACCGGCGAAGGCAAGACCCTGGTCGCCACGCTCCCCGTCTATCTCAACGCGCTCACCTCCAAGGGTGTGCATGTGGTGACGGTCAACGACTATCTCGCCCGTCGCGACGCCCAGTGGATGGGCCAGATCTACAATTTCCTCGGCCTCAGCACCGGCTGCATCGTGCACGGCCTGTCCGACGCCGAACGCCGCCAGCAATATGCCGCCGACGTGACCTACGCCACCAACAACGAGCTTGGTTTCGACTATCTGCGCGACAACATGAAGTTCCATCTCGAGGAGATGGTGCAGCGCGGGCACAATTTCGCGATCGTCGACGAAGTGGACTCGATCCTCATCGACGAGGCACGCACGCCTCTGATCATCTCGGGCCCGATCGACGACAAGTCCGACCTTTACAACGCCGTCGACGTCTTCATTCCGCAGCTCGTCGCCGGCGACTACGAGCTCGACGAGAAGCAGCGCTCCGTGTCCCTGACCGAACAGGGCAACGAGCATATGGAACAGCTTCTCGGCGCCGCCGGGCTGCTCAAGGGCGAGAATTTCTACGACGCCGAGAACGTGACCTTCGTGCATCATGTCCAGCAGGCTTTGCGCGCCCACAAGATCTTCCAGCGCGACAAGGACTACATCGTCAAGGACAACCAGGTCATCATCATCGACGAATTCACCGGCCGCATGATGCCAGGACGGCGTTATTCTGACGGCCAGCACCAGGCGCTCGAGGCCAAGGAGCACGTCGCCATCCAGCCGGAGAACCAGACGCTCGCCTCGATCACCTTCCAGAACTATTTCCGCCTCTATGAGAAGCTCGCCGGCATGACCGGCACCGCCTCGACGGAAGCCGAGGAGTTCATGGACATCTACAAGCTCGACGTCATCGAAATTCCGACCAATGTCCCGGTCGGCCGCAAGGACGAGGACGACGAGGTCTACCGGACCGCCAAGGAAAAATACAAGGCCATCATCGAGGTCATCAAGGACGCCCGCGAGCGCAAACAGCCGATCCTCGTCGGCACGACGTCGATCGAGAAGTCGGAAATCCTCGCCGGCATGCTGAAGAGCATGAACGTTCCCCATAATGTGCTGAACGCCCGTTATCACGAGCAGGAAGCCCAGATCATCGGCCAGGCGGGCTATCCGGGCACTGTCACCATCGCCACCAACATGGCCGGCCGCGGCACCGACATCAAGCTCGGCGGCAACGCCGAGATGCGCATCGCCGCCGAGCTCGCGGACATGCCGCCCGGAGCTGAGCGAACGCAGCGCGAGGAGGCGATCCGCGCCGAGATCGAGCGCAACAAGGAAGAAGTGCTGAAGGCCGGCGGCCTTTTCGTCATCGGTACCGAGCGCCATGAGAGCCGGCGCATCGACAACCAGCTGCGCGGCCGCTCCGGTCGCCAGGGCGATCCCGGCCGCTCGCTGTTCTATCTGTCCCTCGATGACGACCTGATGCGCATCTTCGGCTCCGAGCGCATGGATTCGATGCTGCAGAAGCTCGGCCTCAAGGAGGACGAGGCGATCGTCCATCCATGGATCAACAAGGCGCTCGAAAAGGCCCAGCAGAAAGTCGAGGCGCGCAACTTCGACATCCGCAAGAACCTGCTGAAGTTCGACAATGTGATGAACGATCAGCGCAAGGTCATCTTCGAGCAGCGCATTGGCATCATGCGCGGCGAGGACGTTTCGGAGACCATCGACGACATGCGCCACCAGATCATCGACGATCAGGTCAAGCGCCACATTCCCGAGAACGCCTATGCCGAGCAATGGGACGCCGCGGGCCTGCGCGAGAAGCTGCGCGAAACCGTGGCCCTCGACCTGCCCGTCGATGAATGGGCGAAGGAGGAAGGCATCGCGGACGAGGAAATCCGCGAGCGCGTGATCAAGGCGGCGGACGAGTTCTATGCCCGGAAGCGCGAGACCTACACGCCGGAGATCATGAGCCAGGTCGAGAAGGCGGTTCTGCTGCAGACCCTCGATCATCTCTGGCGCGAGCATATCGTCACCGTCGAGCATCTGCGCCAGGTCATCCATCTGCGCGGCTACGGTCAGCGCGATCCCCTCAACGAATACAAGACCGAGGGCTTCACGCTGTTCGAGGCGATGATTGCCCGCCTGCGCGAGCTGACCACCGGCCAGATCATGCGCGTCGAGCTGCAGAGCCGGCCGTCGGACGACCTCCTCCCCGATGAGGACGACCTGCCGCCGATGCGGGCGCATCACATCGATGCGACCACCGGCCAGGACGATGTCGGCGAAGGATTCATCTTCGGCCAGGAAGCGCCGCGCAAGGCCAAGGGCGCCGCTGTCGATCCGCATGATCCCAGCACCTGGGGCAAGGTCGGCCGCAACGACGCCTGTCCCTGCGGCTCAGGCAAGAAATACAAACACTGCCACGGGGCTTACGCGTAA
- a CDS encoding outer membrane protein: MLRRNSLAVAMLGLVAFGGIAHAADVYEPAPSTWGGAYVGVIGGYNWSKGSFNGDGAFASSDSTIDMDGWMVGGQVGYDFMVGSNFVLGAVADISYADVDGDTCVAVNGCDRSEDAFAYGEMNWFGTVRAKAGITTGDALIYATGGLAIAEFKSRITNLHSDATPTLSDSHTHTGWVIGAGIDYKVIENVSLGVEYLYADFGSEKYDYDPAIVGAPASASGSVTSNIVRASINYHF; encoded by the coding sequence ATGCTTAGACGTAATTCTCTCGCTGTCGCCATGCTTGGCCTCGTTGCCTTCGGTGGCATCGCTCATGCCGCTGATGTGTATGAACCGGCACCAAGCACATGGGGTGGCGCATATGTGGGCGTGATCGGCGGCTACAACTGGTCAAAAGGTTCTTTCAATGGCGATGGCGCATTCGCAAGCAGCGACAGCACCATTGATATGGATGGCTGGATGGTCGGTGGCCAGGTTGGCTACGACTTTATGGTCGGCAGCAATTTCGTGCTCGGTGCCGTTGCTGACATTTCATACGCTGACGTAGACGGAGACACTTGCGTCGCCGTGAATGGCTGCGATCGATCGGAAGATGCGTTTGCCTACGGCGAAATGAATTGGTTCGGCACGGTGCGGGCGAAAGCTGGTATCACGACTGGCGATGCTTTGATTTACGCGACAGGTGGTCTGGCCATTGCCGAGTTCAAGAGCCGCATTACCAATCTGCACAGTGATGCGACGCCGACGTTAAGCGATAGCCATACTCACACAGGCTGGGTGATCGGCGCTGGTATTGACTACAAGGTCATAGAGAACGTGTCGCTTGGCGTCGAGTATCTCTATGCCGACTTTGGTTCGGAGAAGTATGATTACGACCCGGCTATCGTGGGTGCGCCCGCTAGTGCTTCGGGCAGTGTGACGTCCAACATTGTGCGTGCGTCGATCAACTATCACTTCTGA
- a CDS encoding SMR family transporter has product MNPLFAAYGALLIAIAAEVVGTTLLASSQQFTRLWPSLGTVAAYALAFYLLSFTLRVMPVGIAYAIWSGLGIVLVSAVGFVVLRQALDLPALIGIGFIITGVIIIHTLSGSVSH; this is encoded by the coding sequence ATGAATCCGTTGTTCGCCGCCTATGGCGCGCTGCTCATCGCCATCGCCGCCGAGGTCGTGGGAACCACATTGCTCGCCTCATCACAGCAATTCACCCGACTGTGGCCGAGCCTCGGCACGGTCGCGGCCTATGCGCTGGCCTTCTATCTCCTGTCCTTCACCTTGCGCGTGATGCCGGTCGGTATCGCCTATGCGATCTGGAGCGGGCTCGGTATCGTGCTCGTCTCCGCCGTGGGTTTCGTCGTGCTGCGCCAGGCGCTCGATCTGCCGGCTCTGATCGGCATCGGCTTCATCATTACCGGCGTGATCATCATCCACACCCTGTCGGGCTCGGTCTCGCATTAG
- a CDS encoding TetR/AcrR family transcriptional regulator, whose translation MPELPFQCCGGSDVELYLRPRRTPLDKETVQMVCFSMTLAHQRKKDPTQVRRQLLEQAARLSLQEGLANMSLQGIATAAGVTKGGLLHHFPSKQALVEAMFTDFLAMLDREIDEQIAADDQTHGCFSRAYVEAMFRQGDSGMNSPCAVLGIAMLTDPGLRDLWAKWLAVRLERHRQTDGAPELEVIRYAADGVWLADFMEARPANRADLRNRLISATKRVSS comes from the coding sequence TTGCCGGAGCTTCCATTTCAATGTTGCGGGGGTTCGGATGTAGAGCTTTATCTGCGACCGCGCCGAACTCCACTGGACAAAGAAACCGTCCAGATGGTATGTTTTTCTATGACTCTCGCCCACCAGCGCAAAAAGGATCCCACCCAGGTTCGCCGCCAGCTTCTGGAGCAGGCCGCCCGGCTCTCCCTCCAGGAAGGTCTGGCTAATATGAGCCTGCAAGGAATTGCGACTGCGGCGGGTGTCACGAAGGGCGGGCTGCTGCATCATTTTCCCTCCAAGCAGGCGCTGGTCGAGGCCATGTTCACGGATTTCCTGGCCATGCTCGACCGTGAGATCGACGAACAGATCGCGGCGGACGATCAGACCCATGGCTGCTTTTCCCGCGCCTATGTCGAGGCGATGTTCCGGCAGGGCGATAGCGGTATGAACAGCCCTTGCGCCGTGCTGGGTATCGCCATGCTCACCGATCCGGGGCTGCGGGATCTGTGGGCGAAGTGGCTCGCCGTCCGCCTCGAGCGGCATCGGCAAACTGATGGCGCGCCTGAACTGGAAGTCATCCGCTATGCCGCCGATGGCGTATGGCTTGCCGATTTCATGGAGGCGCGGCCGGCGAACCGGGCCGATCTTCGCAATCGTCTCATCAGCGCTACAAAAAGAGTTTCGTCATGA
- a CDS encoding multicopper oxidase family protein, whose product MPLISRRHFIAGLSSTAAIPLLSRAAFAAKDQTQLTVDTRVIEVKGKAAKVFSLDAARGKQGFNFDAGQSLRLRLTNRLSEPTLVHWHGQTPPTEQDGVPVLSQPALKPNESYDYDFEPRAGTHWMHSHVGLQEQKLLAAPMIVRSRADVATDEQEHVVLLHDFTFREPEEILAELKSGGGDHATHSGGGMSGMAGMDHSNMGNMSGMDHSKMAMPAPDAGAMLNDITFDAFLANDRTLDDPEVVRVEKGGRVRLRIINGAAASNMWVDLGGLEGELIAVDGNEIEPVKEKVFPLGIAQRADIRISLPGGSGVWPVLFRPEGTQQQTGIVLVAGDGQIARIAAEGAMAPALDLAMELKLKALKGLAPEPLTRTEMVMLTGGDKDYVWGLNGKASMHDTLFTVRHGERIAIMMHNMTTMSHPMHLHGHHFQVVNINGQKIEGAMRDTMLVPPNAMVTVVFDADNPGNWAFHCHHVYHMNAGMMGAVAYVNAA is encoded by the coding sequence ATGCCCTTGATTTCGCGTCGCCATTTCATTGCCGGATTAAGCTCGACGGCGGCTATTCCGCTGCTCAGCCGCGCCGCCTTCGCCGCCAAGGACCAGACCCAGCTGACGGTCGACACGCGTGTCATCGAGGTCAAAGGCAAGGCGGCCAAGGTTTTCAGCCTAGATGCGGCGCGAGGTAAACAGGGTTTTAATTTCGATGCCGGCCAGTCCCTCCGTCTTCGCCTGACCAACCGGCTTTCCGAGCCGACGCTGGTTCACTGGCACGGCCAGACGCCGCCGACCGAGCAGGATGGCGTGCCGGTGCTGTCGCAGCCCGCGCTCAAGCCCAACGAGAGCTATGACTATGACTTCGAGCCGCGCGCCGGCACCCACTGGATGCATTCCCATGTCGGACTGCAGGAGCAGAAGCTTCTCGCCGCACCGATGATCGTGCGCAGTCGCGCCGATGTAGCAACCGATGAGCAGGAGCATGTCGTACTGCTGCATGATTTCACGTTCCGGGAGCCCGAGGAGATTCTCGCCGAGCTGAAATCGGGCGGCGGTGATCATGCGACCCATAGCGGCGGCGGTATGAGCGGCATGGCCGGCATGGATCACAGCAATATGGGCAATATGAGCGGCATGGATCACAGCAAGATGGCGATGCCGGCCCCGGATGCGGGTGCCATGCTCAACGACATCACCTTCGACGCCTTCCTCGCCAATGACCGCACCCTCGATGATCCGGAGGTGGTGCGGGTCGAGAAGGGCGGGCGCGTGCGGCTGCGCATCATCAATGGTGCGGCGGCCTCCAACATGTGGGTGGATCTCGGCGGGCTCGAAGGCGAGCTTATCGCCGTCGACGGCAACGAGATCGAGCCCGTCAAGGAGAAGGTGTTTCCGCTCGGCATCGCCCAGCGCGCCGATATCCGCATCTCTCTGCCTGGCGGAAGCGGCGTTTGGCCTGTCCTGTTCCGTCCCGAGGGCACTCAGCAGCAGACCGGGATCGTCCTGGTCGCGGGCGACGGCCAGATCGCCAGGATCGCGGCGGAAGGCGCAATGGCGCCGGCGCTCGATCTCGCCATGGAGCTGAAGCTGAAGGCCCTGAAGGGGCTGGCGCCCGAACCCCTCACCCGCACCGAAATGGTGATGCTCACCGGTGGGGATAAGGACTATGTCTGGGGGCTGAACGGCAAGGCGTCGATGCACGACACGCTGTTCACCGTCAGGCACGGCGAGCGTATCGCCATCATGATGCATAACATGACCACCATGTCGCATCCGATGCATCTGCATGGTCACCACTTCCAGGTCGTGAACATCAACGGCCAGAAGATCGAGGGCGCCATGCGCGACACCATGCTGGTGCCGCCCAACGCCATGGTGACGGTCGTTTTCGATGCGGATAACCCGGGCAACTGGGCTTTTCACTGCCACCATGTCTATCATATGAATGCAGGCATGATGGGTGCCGTCGCTTATGTGAACGCCGCCTGA
- a CDS encoding Flp family type IVb pilin: MKMLARFLREESGATAIEYGLIAFAIFFAILAAVQAIGGQLAALFTLLTEGFTTVQS; the protein is encoded by the coding sequence ATGAAAATGCTGGCGCGTTTCCTTAGGGAAGAAAGTGGCGCGACGGCCATAGAATATGGCCTCATCGCCTTTGCCATTTTCTTCGCGATCCTGGCCGCCGTGCAAGCCATCGGCGGTCAGCTCGCGGCCCTCTTCACTTTGCTGACCGAAGGTTTCACGACCGTCCAATCATAA
- a CDS encoding murein L,D-transpeptidase family protein, whose amino-acid sequence MRAAKLVLVLIAVLAAGYALLSQFQRMTLEEAQRTLPQRLAEKGLSEGQPVFLRIFKQEAVLELWMRDDKSWRLFQSYPICRFSGDLGPKLKEGDRQAPEGFYEVASGQLNPNSRHHLSFGRMAEPVPISWCMAAAARSAATR is encoded by the coding sequence ATGCGAGCCGCGAAGCTGGTGCTTGTCCTCATTGCCGTCCTTGCGGCGGGCTACGCACTATTGTCTCAGTTCCAGCGCATGACGCTCGAAGAGGCGCAAAGGACCTTGCCGCAGCGACTTGCTGAGAAGGGCCTGAGCGAAGGCCAGCCGGTCTTCCTGCGCATCTTCAAGCAGGAGGCCGTCCTCGAACTATGGATGCGCGACGACAAGAGCTGGCGGCTGTTCCAGTCCTATCCGATCTGCCGTTTCTCGGGCGATCTCGGGCCCAAGCTGAAAGAAGGCGACAGGCAGGCACCCGAGGGCTTCTATGAAGTGGCGAGCGGACAGCTCAATCCGAACAGCCGGCATCATCTGTCGTTCGGGCGCATGGCCGAACCGGTTCCTATCTCATGGTGCATGGCGGCTGCAGCTCGATCGGCTGCTACGCGATGA
- a CDS encoding acetyl-CoA carboxylase carboxyltransferase subunit alpha — MHAYLDFEAPLAELEGKIAELKAISGPDSAVSIGEEVKALEKKAAKSLNDLYQNLTPWQKAQVARHPDRPHSVDYIRELITDYTPMAGDRKYAEDNAIVGGLGRFRGEAIAVIGQEKGYDTQTRLKHNFGMARPEGYRKAVRLMETADRFGLPVLTFIDTAGAYPGIDAEERGQAEAIARSTDCCLGLGVPLISVIIGEGGSGGAIAIATANAVLMLEHSIYSVISPEGAASILWRDAARAKDAASAMRITAQDLKKLGVIDDIIAEPLGGAHRGREQVFQAADDAITRSLRAFAAMPADALRMQRRDKFLAIGRDL; from the coding sequence ATGCACGCCTATCTCGATTTTGAAGCACCCCTTGCCGAGCTGGAAGGCAAGATTGCCGAGCTCAAGGCCATTTCGGGGCCCGATTCCGCCGTGTCGATCGGCGAGGAAGTGAAGGCGCTCGAGAAGAAGGCGGCGAAAAGCCTGAACGACCTCTATCAGAATCTGACGCCCTGGCAGAAGGCGCAGGTGGCGCGCCATCCCGATCGGCCGCATAGCGTCGATTACATCAGAGAGCTCATCACCGACTACACGCCGATGGCGGGCGACCGCAAATATGCCGAGGACAACGCCATCGTCGGCGGCCTCGGCCGCTTCCGCGGCGAGGCGATCGCGGTCATCGGCCAGGAAAAGGGCTACGATACCCAGACGCGGCTCAAGCACAATTTCGGCATGGCGCGGCCCGAAGGCTACCGCAAGGCGGTACGCCTCATGGAGACCGCCGACCGCTTTGGCCTGCCGGTCCTGACCTTCATCGACACCGCCGGCGCCTATCCGGGCATCGATGCCGAGGAACGCGGCCAGGCGGAAGCGATCGCGCGCTCGACCGATTGCTGCCTCGGCCTCGGCGTGCCGTTGATCTCGGTGATCATCGGCGAGGGTGGCTCCGGCGGCGCCATCGCCATCGCCACCGCGAATGCCGTGCTCATGCTCGAACATTCGATCTATAGCGTGATCTCGCCGGAAGGTGCCGCCTCCATTCTCTGGCGCGACGCGGCGCGCGCCAAGGACGCGGCGAGCGCCATGCGCATCACCGCGCAGGATCTGAAGAAGCTTGGCGTCATCGACGACATCATCGCTGAACCGCTGGGCGGCGCCCATCGCGGCCGCGAACAGGTCTTCCAGGCCGCCGATGATGCGATCACGCGCTCGCTGCGCGCCTTCGCCGCGATGCCGGCGGACGCCTTGCGGATGCAGCGCCGCGACAAGTTCCTGGCCATCGGTCGGGATCTCTGA
- a CDS encoding tyrosine recombinase, whose product MKRSEHNETGRDNRLIQRFLEMMSAERGAAKNTLDAYERDLEAYALHLNSAGASLQRATPEDIRNYLAALDAEGLKAASAARKLSAVRQFHNFLYGEGIVRENPATSIDAPRLRRPLPKVMTMDDVTRLIGTAEGRIAALDGKARVKAERLHCLLELLYATGLRVSELVALKRQAVAKGPQFLIIKGKGGRERLVPVSQKAAQAVAAYLAAQRLEDIPESPWLFPSHGAEGHLTRQHFALELKALAAEAGLAATQVSPHVLRHAFASHLLAGGADLRAVQQMLGHADIATTQIYTHIESDRLRAAVETHHPLARALPAKVARLLR is encoded by the coding sequence ATGAAAAGATCAGAGCACAATGAGACGGGCCGTGACAATCGGCTGATCCAGCGCTTTCTGGAAATGATGAGCGCCGAGCGCGGCGCGGCCAAGAACACGCTCGATGCCTATGAGCGCGATCTCGAGGCCTATGCCCTCCATCTCAATTCGGCCGGCGCCAGCCTGCAGCGCGCGACGCCCGAAGACATAAGGAATTATCTGGCGGCGCTTGACGCCGAAGGGCTCAAGGCCGCGTCCGCCGCCCGCAAACTGTCGGCGGTGAGGCAGTTCCACAATTTCCTCTATGGCGAGGGTATTGTTCGCGAAAACCCCGCCACGTCCATCGACGCGCCCAGGCTGCGCCGGCCTTTGCCCAAGGTGATGACGATGGATGACGTTACGCGGCTGATCGGCACCGCCGAGGGGCGGATCGCTGCCCTCGACGGCAAGGCACGCGTCAAGGCGGAGAGGCTCCATTGCCTGCTCGAGCTTCTGTATGCCACCGGATTGCGGGTATCCGAGTTGGTCGCCCTTAAGAGGCAGGCGGTCGCCAAGGGCCCGCAATTCCTGATCATCAAGGGCAAGGGCGGTCGCGAAAGGCTGGTCCCGGTGTCGCAAAAGGCGGCCCAGGCGGTCGCCGCCTATCTCGCGGCGCAGCGCCTGGAGGATATCCCGGAAAGTCCCTGGCTGTTTCCCTCCCATGGTGCCGAAGGGCATCTGACCCGCCAGCATTTCGCCTTGGAACTCAAAGCCTTAGCGGCGGAAGCAGGACTGGCCGCGACGCAGGTGTCGCCGCATGTCCTGCGCCATGCCTTTGCCAGCCATCTGCTTGCCGGCGGGGCCGATCTGCGCGCCGTGCAGCAGATGCTCGGCCATGCCGACATAGCGACAACACAAATCTATACCCATATAGAGAGCGACCGTTTGCGGGCGGCGGTCGAAACCCACCATCCGCTGGCTAGAGCGCTTCCCGCAAAAGTTGCTCGACTTTTGCGATAA
- a CDS encoding shikimate kinase, producing the protein MALVRQRLDGHAIVLVGLMGAGKTTVGRRLAEKLGLDFVDADHEIELAAGQSIPEIFAEHGEAYFRDGERKVIARLLENGAQVLATGGGAYMSAETRSTIRSHGISIWLRADFDLLMRRVRRRSNRPLLQNDDPEAVMRKLIAERYPIYAEADITVDSRDVAHTSIVNSIIKTLARWPGWDRLTNEQS; encoded by the coding sequence ATGGCTCTCGTTCGTCAGCGCCTCGATGGCCATGCCATCGTGCTTGTCGGCCTTATGGGGGCGGGCAAGACGACGGTAGGCCGCCGCCTCGCCGAGAAGCTCGGCCTGGACTTCGTCGATGCCGACCACGAGATCGAGCTTGCCGCCGGCCAGAGCATTCCCGAGATCTTCGCCGAGCATGGCGAGGCCTATTTTCGCGACGGCGAGCGCAAGGTGATCGCGCGGCTTCTCGAGAACGGCGCCCAGGTGCTCGCCACCGGCGGCGGCGCCTATATGAGCGCCGAGACCCGCAGCACCATCCGCAGCCATGGCATCTCCATCTGGCTGCGGGCCGACTTCGACCTCCTGATGCGCCGGGTGCGCCGGCGCTCCAACCGGCCGCTCCTGCAGAATGACGATCCCGAAGCCGTCATGCGCAAGCTGATCGCCGAGCGCTATCCGATCTATGCCGAAGCCGATATCACCGTCGACAGCCGCGATGTGGCCCATACATCCATCGTCAACTCCATCATCAAGACCCTGGCCCGCTGGCCGGGCTGGGACCGCCTGACCAATGAGCAAAGCTGA
- the aroB gene encoding 3-dehydroquinate synthase — protein MSKAEALQPSTTVAVELGARRYEIAIGAGVLAEAGKRIRPFLKRPVTAIVTDSAVAALHLDTLRKSLEAEGVSSSAIILPPGEATKSYKHLAETCDQLLAAGIERRDIVIALGGGVIGDLTGFAAAILRRGVDFIQIPTTLLAQVDSSVGGKTGINSPHGKNLIGAFHQPRAVLIDIALLDTLPKRELAAGYAEVAKYGLLGDAGFFSWLEANAQSLFAGDAQSRIKAITKSCEMKARIVTEDETETGIRALLNLGHTFGHALEAATGYSSRLLHGEAVAVGMAQAFRFSERLGLCAKGLADRAEKHLRAAGLPTRLADIPGDLPGPDKLLEIMRQDKKAVAGKLTFILVRDIGEAFIARDIKESDVLAFLMEEQSRT, from the coding sequence ATGAGCAAAGCTGAAGCGCTTCAACCCTCCACCACCGTCGCCGTCGAACTGGGCGCGCGCCGTTATGAGATCGCGATCGGCGCAGGCGTCCTCGCCGAGGCGGGCAAGCGGATCAGGCCATTCCTCAAGCGCCCGGTCACCGCCATCGTGACCGACAGTGCCGTTGCGGCCCTTCATCTCGACACCCTGCGCAAAAGCCTCGAAGCGGAAGGTGTCTCGTCGAGCGCCATCATCCTGCCGCCCGGCGAGGCGACCAAGAGCTACAAGCATCTGGCCGAAACCTGCGATCAGCTGCTCGCCGCCGGCATCGAGCGGCGCGACATCGTCATAGCTCTTGGCGGCGGCGTCATCGGCGATCTCACCGGCTTCGCCGCGGCGATTCTCCGGCGCGGCGTCGACTTCATCCAGATTCCCACGACTTTGCTGGCGCAGGTCGATTCATCCGTCGGCGGCAAGACCGGCATCAACTCACCGCATGGAAAGAATCTCATCGGCGCCTTTCATCAGCCGCGCGCCGTCCTGATCGACATTGCGCTCCTCGACACGCTGCCGAAGCGGGAACTCGCGGCGGGTTATGCGGAAGTCGCGAAATACGGCCTGCTTGGCGATGCCGGGTTTTTCTCCTGGCTCGAAGCCAATGCGCAATCGCTCTTCGCCGGCGACGCACAATCGCGCATCAAGGCCATCACCAAAAGCTGCGAAATGAAGGCGCGCATCGTCACCGAGGACGAGACCGAGACTGGCATACGCGCCCTCCTCAATCTCGGCCATACTTTCGGCCATGCGCTCGAGGCGGCGACCGGCTATTCCTCCCGCCTCCTCCATGGCGAGGCGGTGGCGGTCGGCATGGCGCAGGCCTTCCGCTTTTCGGAAAGACTGGGGCTTTGCGCCAAGGGCCTTGCGGACCGTGCCGAAAAACATCTGCGCGCCGCCGGCCTGCCGACCCGGCTCGCCGACATTCCGGGCGACCTGCCCGGGCCGGACAAGCTTCTCGAGATCATGCGCCAGGACAAGAAGGCGGTGGCCGGCAAGCTCACTTTCATCCTCGTGCGCGATATCGGCGAGGCCTTCATCGCGCGTGATATCAAGGAAAGCGATGTGCTGGCCTTCCTGATGGAGGAACAATCGCGGACATGA